In Acidobacteriota bacterium, a genomic segment contains:
- a CDS encoding transcriptional regulator — MPEKVLIVDDEEPARTGVAELVGSWGYRTEMAKDGLEALDKVIAWSPSIVVTDLAMPRMDGMELIQRLAEQPQELKVVVVTANTEIAAAVEAMKLGAYDYITKPLDFKRLKAILQNASLLQDTERELEVTRRNLRNSGALGRMVGKSKKMQEIFALVERVAPTTASILITGESGTGKEVVARTLHDLSARKAKPFVAINCSAIPETLIESEIFGHEKGAFTGALERRAGCFELAEEGTLLLDEIGEMPIATQAKLLRVLEDKKFRRLGSKVETEANVRVLAATNKVPEEAVAAGQLRNDLYYRLNVFNIHMPPLREHKEDLPDLVEALIDDLNEKHGTGVSTVDDSVMKTFQTYSWPGNVRELRNTIERAVILAGGRVIETKHLPPGFGTAQVRTAELDPNAIHLGVGTTVEEAEKQLILRTLASTSNNKTRAAEILGISLKTLHNKLKEYGSNGSNLAEAANT; from the coding sequence ATGCCCGAGAAAGTCTTAATAGTTGACGACGAAGAGCCCGCACGTACAGGCGTCGCCGAATTGGTGGGGTCCTGGGGATACCGCACCGAAATGGCCAAGGATGGCCTTGAGGCGCTGGACAAAGTTATTGCCTGGTCTCCTTCCATCGTGGTGACCGACCTCGCGATGCCTCGAATGGATGGCATGGAACTCATCCAAAGGCTCGCCGAACAGCCACAGGAATTAAAGGTGGTTGTGGTGACGGCCAACACTGAAATCGCAGCGGCCGTAGAGGCCATGAAGCTGGGCGCTTACGACTACATCACGAAGCCTCTCGACTTCAAACGTCTGAAGGCGATCCTACAGAACGCGTCGCTGTTGCAGGACACTGAGCGCGAACTTGAAGTCACGCGCAGGAACCTGCGCAATTCCGGAGCGCTAGGTCGCATGGTCGGAAAATCCAAGAAGATGCAGGAGATTTTCGCTCTGGTCGAGCGAGTCGCTCCAACCACGGCATCCATCCTCATCACCGGCGAGAGTGGAACGGGAAAAGAAGTCGTTGCGCGCACGCTGCATGATCTCAGTGCGCGCAAAGCGAAGCCCTTTGTCGCCATCAATTGTTCTGCGATTCCCGAAACACTCATCGAGAGCGAAATTTTTGGACACGAGAAAGGCGCCTTCACCGGAGCCCTTGAGCGCCGTGCCGGATGCTTTGAGCTTGCTGAAGAGGGCACGCTACTTCTCGACGAAATTGGCGAGATGCCCATCGCTACGCAAGCCAAGCTGCTACGCGTTCTCGAAGACAAAAAGTTCCGGCGTCTGGGCAGTAAGGTTGAGACCGAGGCCAACGTTCGCGTGCTAGCGGCAACCAACAAGGTTCCGGAAGAAGCGGTAGCGGCAGGGCAATTGAGAAATGACTTGTACTATCGCCTGAACGTTTTCAACATTCACATGCCTCCCCTGCGCGAGCACAAGGAAGATTTGCCCGATCTGGTGGAAGCGCTTATCGACGATCTGAACGAGAAGCATGGAACTGGGGTTTCGACTGTTGACGACTCGGTGATGAAGACGTTTCAGACCTACAGTTGGCCGGGAAACGTACGCGAACTGAGGAACACGATCGAGCGCGCAGTTATCCTTGCCGGCGGCAGAGTCATTGAGACGAAACACTTGCCTCCGGGCTTCGGCACCGCGCAGGTGAGAACCGCAGAGTTGGATCCGAACGCGATCCATCTTGGCGTAGGCACGACCGTCGAAGAAGCAGAAAAGCAACTCATTCTGCGCACGCTGGCGAGCACGAGCAACAACAAGACGCGAGCCGCAGAGATTCTCGGCATCAGCCTGAAGACTCTGCACAACAAATTGAAGGAGTACGGTTCGAACGGCAGCAACTTGGCCGAAGCTGCCAATACTTAA
- a CDS encoding glycosyl hydrolase: MVFLASLGFSQDNTPPTPQSTPSSDQATQEKASTTAKPGQKKEGDEEVPPGRKPKRTEPAPPQPLPAAAAKPSEKKPADPLTSADTYKGLRLRSIGPAFVSGRVTSLAVNPFNRAQYYVGVASGGVWKTDNDGETWTPVFQNEGSFSIGDVKLDPRDPAIVWVGTGENNSQRSVDYGDGVYKSEDGGKSWTNVGLKHSEHIGRIAISPKDSNIVFVASEGPLWSPGGDRGLYKTSDGGKTWKKVLNVSENTGFAEVVIDSDDPDTIYAAAYQRRRHVWTLIDGGPESAIYRSVDGGNTWNKLKSGLPTVDMGRIGLAISPLDHNMVYATIEAAEDKGGIFRSSDRGATWERRNPYDTTAMYYGQIFADPKNVDRIYLMNVLIRVSDDGGKTLRNLGERYKHVDNHVIWIDPADTNYYLVGCDGGVYESFDRGVNWSYKNNLPVAQFYDVAVDNSKPFYYVYGGTQDNESVGGPSRTLKVSGIGNEDWFITQGGDGFRSVIDPEDPNTVYAEYQYGNLTRFDRRTGQQIGIQPQPGADNVPLRWNWDSPIIISPHSRTRLYFAANKLFRSDDRGDTWKAVSPDLTRQIDRDKLPVMGRLWGPDAVAKNASTSFYGNIVALAESPQKDGLVYAGTDDGLIQVTNDAGGNWTKYDKFPGVPNMTYVSRLLPSQHNANVVYASFDNHKMGDFKPYLLKSSDNGRTWSSMSGNLPENGVVLAIAEDPVNPQLLFAGTEFGLFFTLDGGSHWTQLKGGMPTIAVRDIVIQKRENDLVIATFGRGFYILDDLTPLRNVNAQRLQQNAALFPVRDPLMYIEQRPIGGRRGHLGATYFAADNPPYGATFTYYLKDKFKTKKETRQEQEKKQPGKEGAQTTENNGKNKKAEDQKGTAPVSYPTMDQIRAEAEEQPPTVYVVISDASGTPIRRVAASNEIGINRVSWDLRYPPSELHTPSPDEADFGEFFQPPTGPLVMPGQYSVTLESRVDGKTQRLAGPVQFQVNALGAEQMNEPDRAALHQFQQKVARLNRALTGAVQIGGDVDKRLTAIRQSLRDTPGDMSSLVSRTDDIQNRLRDIMRAMRGDTVLRHRQENTLVAINDRINQVEDEERFSTGRPTQTHIDSYNVAAQQFGEQLSKLRQLLEADLKKLEDDMEKAGAPWTPGHVPEWSDR; the protein is encoded by the coding sequence TTGGTCTTCCTCGCAAGTCTCGGTTTTTCTCAAGACAACACTCCACCAACACCACAATCCACTCCGTCCTCAGATCAGGCGACGCAGGAGAAGGCTTCGACGACGGCGAAGCCAGGACAGAAGAAGGAAGGCGATGAGGAAGTCCCTCCTGGACGCAAGCCGAAGCGCACGGAACCTGCTCCACCCCAGCCACTACCAGCGGCGGCAGCGAAGCCCAGCGAGAAGAAGCCGGCTGACCCACTCACCTCGGCCGATACGTATAAGGGATTGCGTCTGCGCAGCATTGGTCCGGCATTTGTTTCTGGTCGCGTGACCTCGCTGGCAGTGAATCCGTTCAACCGCGCGCAGTATTACGTCGGAGTAGCCTCCGGTGGCGTGTGGAAGACCGATAACGATGGGGAGACCTGGACTCCTGTCTTTCAGAACGAGGGATCATTCTCGATCGGCGATGTAAAACTCGATCCCCGCGATCCTGCAATCGTGTGGGTTGGAACTGGAGAGAACAATTCACAACGCAGCGTGGACTATGGTGACGGAGTTTACAAATCCGAAGATGGAGGAAAGAGCTGGACGAATGTTGGTCTGAAGCATTCTGAGCACATCGGCCGAATTGCGATTAGCCCGAAAGACAGCAATATCGTCTTCGTCGCCTCGGAAGGGCCGCTCTGGTCACCCGGCGGCGATCGCGGACTTTACAAAACGAGCGACGGCGGCAAGACCTGGAAGAAAGTTCTGAACGTAAGCGAGAACACCGGCTTTGCCGAAGTTGTCATCGACTCCGACGATCCGGACACGATCTATGCCGCTGCATACCAGCGTCGCCGTCATGTGTGGACTCTGATTGATGGTGGACCCGAAAGCGCGATCTATCGCTCCGTCGACGGCGGAAACACCTGGAACAAATTGAAGTCAGGTCTGCCGACGGTGGATATGGGCCGCATCGGCCTCGCGATCTCGCCCCTGGATCACAACATGGTGTACGCGACGATCGAGGCTGCCGAGGATAAAGGCGGGATTTTCCGCTCGTCTGATCGCGGAGCCACATGGGAGCGGCGCAACCCCTACGACACCACGGCGATGTATTACGGCCAAATCTTTGCCGATCCGAAGAACGTCGACCGTATTTACCTAATGAACGTGCTGATTCGTGTTTCCGACGACGGTGGCAAGACACTCCGTAACCTCGGCGAGAGATACAAGCATGTGGACAATCACGTGATCTGGATTGATCCGGCGGATACGAACTATTACCTCGTGGGCTGCGATGGCGGCGTGTATGAAAGTTTCGATCGCGGTGTGAACTGGAGCTACAAGAACAATCTGCCGGTAGCCCAGTTTTACGATGTCGCCGTCGATAACTCGAAGCCCTTCTACTACGTTTACGGCGGTACGCAGGACAACGAGAGTGTAGGCGGACCCTCCAGGACCCTGAAAGTCAGCGGCATCGGCAATGAAGACTGGTTCATTACTCAGGGCGGCGATGGATTTCGTTCGGTAATCGATCCTGAGGACCCGAATACAGTCTACGCGGAGTACCAATATGGGAACCTGACGCGTTTCGACCGGCGCACGGGCCAACAGATCGGCATTCAACCACAGCCCGGTGCAGACAACGTTCCCTTGCGCTGGAATTGGGACTCGCCCATCATCATCAGCCCGCATTCGCGCACACGCTTGTACTTTGCTGCGAACAAATTGTTCCGCAGTGACGATCGCGGCGACACCTGGAAGGCTGTCAGCCCGGACCTAACCCGCCAGATCGATCGCGACAAGCTTCCAGTTATGGGACGCCTCTGGGGACCGGACGCCGTCGCCAAGAATGCTTCCACATCCTTTTACGGCAACATCGTGGCGCTCGCCGAGTCGCCGCAGAAGGATGGACTGGTCTACGCTGGCACCGACGATGGCTTGATCCAGGTGACCAACGACGCAGGAGGGAATTGGACGAAGTACGACAAGTTCCCCGGCGTGCCCAATATGACTTACGTGAGCCGACTACTCCCCTCGCAGCACAATGCCAACGTTGTTTACGCGAGTTTCGACAACCATAAGATGGGGGACTTCAAACCCTATTTGCTGAAGAGCAGCGACAACGGCCGCACATGGAGTTCGATGTCGGGCAATTTACCTGAGAACGGAGTCGTCCTTGCCATCGCTGAGGATCCAGTCAATCCGCAGCTTCTCTTTGCAGGCACCGAGTTCGGCCTGTTCTTCACGCTGGATGGAGGCAGTCACTGGACGCAGCTCAAAGGCGGCATGCCGACGATTGCGGTTCGTGACATCGTCATCCAAAAGCGCGAAAACGACCTTGTGATCGCGACCTTCGGTCGCGGCTTCTATATCCTTGACGATCTCACGCCACTGAGAAACGTCAACGCGCAGCGGCTTCAGCAAAACGCTGCTCTCTTCCCGGTCCGCGACCCATTGATGTACATCGAGCAGCGTCCTATCGGCGGCAGACGCGGGCATCTGGGGGCCACGTACTTTGCAGCGGACAATCCCCCCTACGGCGCGACCTTCACCTATTACTTGAAGGACAAATTCAAGACCAAAAAGGAAACTCGGCAGGAACAGGAAAAGAAGCAGCCGGGCAAAGAAGGTGCTCAGACCACCGAGAACAATGGGAAGAACAAAAAAGCCGAGGACCAAAAGGGAACTGCGCCAGTCAGCTATCCAACCATGGATCAGATTCGCGCGGAAGCCGAAGAGCAGCCGCCTACGGTGTACGTTGTCATCTCAGACGCAAGCGGCACGCCGATCCGTCGAGTCGCTGCTAGCAATGAAATCGGCATCAACCGTGTCTCGTGGGACCTGCGTTATCCACCATCAGAACTCCACACTCCGTCGCCCGATGAAGCAGATTTCGGCGAGTTCTTTCAGCCTCCGACCGGACCGCTGGTCATGCCGGGGCAGTACTCTGTGACATTGGAATCGCGAGTGGATGGCAAGACGCAGCGCCTCGCTGGTCCTGTGCAGTTCCAGGTAAACGCACTCGGTGCAGAGCAGATGAACGAACCCGACAGAGCTGCGCTCCATCAGTTCCAGCAGAAGGTCGCGCGACTTAATCGTGCGCTCACCGGAGCTGTGCAGATTGGAGGTGACGTTGATAAGCGGCTGACCGCGATCCGGCAATCGCTGCGGGATACTCCAGGCGACATGTCTTCGCTCGTTTCTCGCACAGACGACATCCAGAATCGTCTGCGCGACATCATGCGCGCGATGAGAGGGGACACAGTGCTGCGCCACCGTCAGGAGAACACGCTGGTAGCAATCAACGATCGCATCAACCAAGTCGAAGACGAAGAGCGCTTCTCGACCGGCCGTCCAACACAGACGCACATCGATTCTTACAACGTGGCTGCACAGCAGTTCGGCGAGCAGCTTTCGAAACTCCGTCAGTTACTCGAGGCCGATCTGAAGAAGCTCGAGGACGATATGGAAAAGGCGGGCGCGCCCTGGACTCCTGGCCATGTACCTGAGTGGAGCGATAGATAG
- a CDS encoding bacterioferritin produces the protein MPTFTADVEEIRNRARKKIEEGAITEAYKGDVPKTIQILNEALATEIVCVLRYMHHYFMATGVHAMSVRDEFKEHADAEREHADKIADRIQQLGGKPDFNPKSLLERSASQYVEGSNLAEMVKEDLIAERIVIEVYTEMIRYFGDNDPTTRILIEAILRDEEEHASDLSDLLFVIDPHTGQTEGQDPGTHAMRFASQTGTKKPAA, from the coding sequence ATGCCGACGTTCACGGCCGATGTCGAAGAAATCCGCAATCGAGCGCGCAAGAAGATCGAGGAAGGCGCGATAACCGAAGCCTACAAGGGTGATGTCCCGAAGACGATCCAGATCCTGAACGAAGCTCTGGCTACGGAGATTGTGTGCGTTCTCCGCTACATGCACCACTACTTCATGGCGACCGGTGTTCATGCAATGTCAGTACGTGACGAATTCAAGGAGCATGCCGACGCCGAACGCGAGCACGCCGACAAGATTGCGGACCGCATTCAGCAGCTCGGCGGCAAACCGGACTTCAATCCCAAATCGCTGCTCGAACGCTCAGCTTCGCAGTACGTAGAAGGCAGCAATCTCGCAGAGATGGTCAAGGAAGACTTGATCGCGGAACGGATCGTCATCGAAGTCTATACGGAAATGATTCGCTATTTCGGTGACAACGACCCCACGACTCGCATTCTTATTGAAGCGATCCTGCGCGACGAAGAAGAGCACGCCAGTGATCTAAGTGACCTGCTGTTCGTGATCGATCCGCACACTGGCCAGACCGAAGGCCAGGATCCAGGGACTCACGCAATGCGCTTCGCGTCCCAAACTGGGACAAAGAAGCCGGCAGCGTGA
- a CDS encoding CoA-transferase: protein MSSTLGELMVAVAAREIHDGEVVFVGMRLPLIAFVVAKRTHAPNCVGLFENGVIRTKPVPELIYTMADPPNLLNATQCLDMMGVMSLLQAGRVDLGFLGAAEIDRFGNLNSTQIQGKNGIVRLPGSGGACDIASLAHRFVAMIDHEKHRLPERVSYITSPGNGNGAGYRKRVGLRRGGPSAVITTKAVLRFGLDGEAYLHSHHPGVSVDEVVASTGWKLRAADGASETMPPSVDELKAIREYDKQAFWTS, encoded by the coding sequence ATGAGCTCCACGCTCGGCGAGCTCATGGTTGCGGTGGCTGCGCGCGAGATCCACGACGGCGAAGTGGTCTTCGTCGGCATGCGCCTGCCTCTGATCGCCTTTGTTGTGGCGAAGCGAACTCACGCGCCCAACTGCGTGGGACTGTTCGAAAACGGTGTGATTCGGACCAAGCCGGTGCCAGAGTTGATCTACACGATGGCGGATCCTCCCAACCTTTTAAATGCGACTCAGTGCTTAGACATGATGGGCGTTATGAGCCTGCTTCAGGCTGGTCGAGTAGACCTGGGTTTTCTTGGCGCGGCCGAAATAGATCGTTTCGGAAATCTGAATTCCACGCAGATACAAGGTAAGAACGGTATCGTGCGTTTGCCCGGTTCGGGGGGAGCGTGCGATATCGCTTCTCTGGCCCATCGCTTTGTAGCGATGATTGACCATGAAAAGCACCGTTTGCCGGAACGCGTCTCGTACATCACCAGTCCCGGAAACGGAAATGGAGCCGGATACCGCAAACGCGTTGGCCTGCGACGTGGTGGTCCTTCAGCAGTGATCACCACAAAAGCGGTTTTACGTTTTGGTCTGGACGGGGAGGCGTACCTGCACTCACACCATCCGGGTGTGAGCGTCGATGAAGTGGTGGCTTCAACAGGATGGAAGCTGCGCGCGGCAGATGGCGCAAGCGAAACCATGCCGCCATCCGTTGATGAATTGAAGGCAATTCGCGAGTACGACAAGCAGGCATTTTGGACGTCTTGA
- a CDS encoding PaaI family thioesterase, with amino-acid sequence MPKRLSGHNTKHISLPKNHCFACGKDNPQGMRLKFFFDEGHHRAWCKVRLQRKYQGPPGHAHGGIIATLLDEAMGKVNKLRSVVALTSSMAIEYVKPVPLGKTLLVEGTEQQVQGRRHFNAAEIRDEAGQVLARSQGVFIAVDPEKLKQKFAQGGI; translated from the coding sequence ATGCCAAAACGTCTCTCTGGTCATAACACCAAGCACATCTCGCTTCCCAAAAATCATTGTTTCGCTTGCGGTAAGGACAATCCTCAAGGAATGCGTCTGAAGTTCTTCTTCGACGAAGGTCACCATCGCGCCTGGTGCAAGGTCAGGCTGCAAAGGAAGTATCAAGGCCCTCCCGGTCACGCGCATGGAGGCATCATTGCCACCTTGCTCGACGAGGCCATGGGCAAGGTCAACAAACTCCGCTCAGTAGTCGCGCTCACTTCATCGATGGCAATCGAATATGTGAAGCCGGTTCCGCTCGGCAAGACGTTGCTGGTGGAAGGAACTGAACAGCAGGTTCAGGGACGCCGCCATTTCAACGCAGCTGAGATCCGCGATGAAGCAGGTCAGGTTTTGGCGCGGAGCCAGGGTGTGTTCATTGCTGTAGACCCAGAGAAGTTGAAGCAGAAGTTCGCGCAGGGTGGAATTTAG
- a CDS encoding enoyl-CoA hydratase — protein sequence MKSADPSRIQLLSEPPFARLILVHGKQNVIDIPMMEEFARAMEHIESQSEISTIVISGSGEHFSSGVDIESHAPDRVQEMLEKFHGIIRKLVRTRRVTLAVVRGYCLGGGAELAMACDIVVTAESAHWGFPEIKLGCFPPVAAAALAAVVGQKRAAELVLTGRMFDGREAVQMGLASRAVRMKLDEAVSEYERRLKVLSPAALAHAKRALYSWDAAHFEKGLARAEEIYLKELIQTEDAREGIRAWMEKREAQWKGK from the coding sequence ATGAAATCCGCAGACCCATCGCGAATTCAGCTCCTCAGTGAACCCCCGTTCGCACGCCTGATCCTCGTCCATGGCAAGCAGAACGTCATCGACATTCCCATGATGGAGGAGTTCGCTCGAGCGATGGAGCATATTGAATCCCAATCTGAAATCTCTACGATCGTGATCTCCGGCTCAGGCGAGCACTTTTCCTCTGGCGTGGACATTGAATCGCACGCGCCGGACAGAGTTCAAGAGATGCTGGAGAAATTTCACGGCATAATCCGAAAGCTTGTGCGAACGCGAAGAGTGACTCTGGCCGTCGTGCGCGGCTATTGCCTCGGCGGCGGGGCAGAACTGGCAATGGCTTGTGACATCGTTGTCACCGCCGAGAGTGCGCATTGGGGATTTCCCGAGATTAAACTCGGCTGCTTCCCACCTGTTGCTGCAGCCGCTCTTGCCGCAGTTGTCGGCCAGAAGCGAGCAGCGGAGTTGGTCCTGACCGGACGTATGTTTGATGGCAGAGAGGCTGTGCAAATGGGACTTGCAAGCCGCGCCGTTCGGATGAAGTTGGATGAAGCGGTTTCTGAATACGAGCGGCGCTTGAAGGTCCTCAGCCCGGCAGCGCTGGCGCACGCTAAGCGCGCTCTCTATTCCTGGGACGCCGCACATTTTGAAAAAGGATTGGCGCGTGCCGAGGAGATTTATCTCAAAGAACTAATTCAGACCGAAGATGCTCGGGAAGGAATTCGCGCCTGGATGGAAAAGCGCGAGGCGCAGTGGAAGGGAAAATGA
- a CDS encoding enoyl-CoA hydratase has product MSTTIESAQKTLINFRRDAGVAILEMNDPPANTYTYEMNRQLDEAILRARMDEDVHVIVLTGAGDKFFSAGANINMLSSVDPTYKYYFCLHANETLLRLENTPKLVIAGINGHCVGGGLEIAMAADIRIARKDSGKIGLPEVNLGVLPGTGGTQRLSRLVGKSKAIELMALGKTFTFAEAKELGMVNDTFERDNFMSNVLEYARQFCPPNKAALAVGRIKRAVQSGWEVPIESGLALERENQQLLFQSDDAKEGLNAYIEKRSAVFTAK; this is encoded by the coding sequence ATGTCCACGACTATCGAATCAGCACAGAAGACCTTGATCAACTTCCGGCGGGATGCCGGCGTTGCCATTCTAGAAATGAACGATCCTCCGGCCAACACGTATACGTATGAGATGAATCGCCAGCTTGATGAGGCGATTCTGCGGGCCCGCATGGATGAGGACGTGCATGTGATTGTGCTCACGGGCGCGGGCGATAAATTCTTCTCCGCCGGCGCGAACATCAATATGCTCAGCAGCGTCGATCCGACTTATAAGTACTATTTCTGTCTGCATGCGAACGAAACGTTGCTGCGCCTGGAGAACACGCCAAAACTGGTAATCGCGGGGATTAATGGACATTGCGTTGGCGGCGGCCTTGAGATCGCTATGGCGGCGGATATTCGCATCGCGCGCAAGGATTCAGGCAAGATTGGTCTTCCCGAAGTGAACCTCGGCGTCTTGCCCGGCACAGGCGGAACACAGCGATTGTCGCGACTCGTCGGGAAATCGAAGGCAATCGAGCTGATGGCACTGGGTAAGACGTTCACTTTCGCGGAAGCGAAGGAGCTCGGAATGGTCAACGACACTTTCGAGCGGGACAACTTCATGTCGAATGTTCTGGAGTACGCCCGCCAGTTTTGTCCTCCGAACAAGGCCGCGCTGGCTGTTGGTCGCATTAAGCGGGCGGTGCAGAGTGGGTGGGAGGTTCCGATTGAATCGGGTCTTGCACTGGAGCGCGAGAATCAGCAGCTTCTCTTCCAGAGCGACGACGCCAAGGAAGGGCTTAACGCCTACATCGAAAAGCGCTCGGCGGTCTTCACCGCGAAATGA
- a CDS encoding PAS domain-containing sensor histidine kinase → MRLKIKLVIAISLMVVAIVLTLSTIYVAQLVHHVISDGVDNGEYAANQIVHFTRDAIDRDLKDLNTTKIDPADQKQINDFIVESLQMDGGLNDLLESQIGYSKIISDATVVGPDGRAILHSDFLQVGKPVPDRPSLGELEHAKFWRQLQVVYGPIKTYAIKIPLERNNQPFGSAQVGISSVFIQTTLQKPLNRALTFSAIAILVSLVLAATLSSFALRPLAAISRRLDQMSAGEITSPPPTELNRADEYGNVSSKIERIGRQMRTVNEVFAALQENVDQIMANLQDGLMLFTQDQRAVLVSASIETFLGKPRSEMLGSYAEQIFSRHTQVGRSVLNAFAGHEPMNMVELTGDNGTEVQVSLDFIEEGGQQLGALLTMRDMESMRKIEGEIEVSRRMANIGKLTSGVAHEVKNPINSIVVHLEILRNKLNQPDADTERHMDVIETEIQRLDRVVQTLVDFTRPVELRLSETDLRTLVEQVAFVAKPDCERQGVHLVTEITSEPLMAKVDTDLMKQGLLNIIINAAQAMENGGTLTLRALRSDDEAQLEIQDTGPGIPPAIRDKVFNLYFTTKKSGSGIGLAMTYRILQLHNGSIHFDTRSGEGTTFYLNLPLVRTEQGQQRDLVAQS, encoded by the coding sequence ATGCGATTGAAGATCAAGCTGGTAATCGCGATCAGCCTGATGGTGGTTGCCATCGTGCTGACGCTCTCGACTATCTACGTCGCCCAGCTTGTCCACCACGTCATCAGCGACGGCGTCGACAACGGCGAGTACGCCGCGAACCAGATCGTTCATTTCACCCGCGACGCCATCGATCGAGACCTGAAGGATCTGAATACCACGAAGATCGATCCAGCCGACCAAAAGCAGATCAACGATTTCATCGTAGAAAGCCTGCAGATGGATGGCGGACTCAACGACCTGCTCGAGTCGCAGATCGGGTATTCCAAGATCATCAGTGATGCCACAGTAGTTGGACCTGATGGTCGCGCAATTCTGCACAGCGATTTTCTTCAGGTGGGTAAACCCGTGCCGGACCGGCCGAGCTTGGGCGAACTCGAACATGCCAAGTTTTGGCGGCAGCTACAGGTCGTCTACGGCCCAATTAAGACCTACGCAATCAAGATTCCGCTCGAGCGCAATAACCAGCCCTTTGGTTCGGCTCAGGTTGGCATCTCGTCAGTTTTCATCCAGACGACGCTGCAAAAACCTTTGAATCGTGCGCTCACGTTTTCGGCCATCGCCATTCTCGTTTCCCTGGTTCTCGCAGCAACGCTTTCTAGCTTTGCGCTTCGTCCGCTGGCTGCAATCTCACGTCGCTTGGACCAGATGAGCGCCGGCGAGATAACTTCACCTCCTCCCACAGAACTCAATCGCGCTGACGAATATGGAAACGTCAGCTCGAAGATCGAACGCATCGGCAGGCAGATGCGCACGGTCAACGAAGTATTTGCGGCGCTGCAGGAGAATGTCGATCAGATCATGGCCAATCTCCAGGATGGCCTGATGCTGTTTACACAGGATCAGCGCGCCGTGCTTGTGAGCGCCTCGATCGAGACCTTCCTCGGCAAACCAAGATCCGAGATGCTGGGCAGCTATGCCGAGCAGATCTTTTCCCGGCACACGCAGGTAGGCCGCAGCGTGCTGAATGCTTTTGCCGGTCACGAACCTATGAACATGGTCGAGTTGACGGGCGATAACGGGACCGAGGTTCAGGTCTCGCTCGACTTCATTGAGGAAGGCGGACAGCAACTGGGAGCGCTGCTCACCATGCGCGACATGGAATCGATGCGCAAGATCGAAGGCGAAATCGAAGTTTCCCGGCGCATGGCCAATATCGGCAAACTCACCTCCGGCGTAGCCCACGAGGTCAAGAATCCTATCAATTCCATCGTGGTGCACCTGGAGATACTGCGCAACAAACTGAATCAACCCGACGCCGACACTGAACGGCACATGGACGTGATCGAAACCGAAATTCAGCGGCTCGACCGCGTCGTGCAGACGCTTGTCGACTTCACTCGTCCAGTCGAATTGCGGCTTAGCGAGACCGATCTTCGCACACTGGTCGAGCAAGTCGCGTTTGTGGCAAAGCCGGACTGCGAGCGTCAGGGAGTGCACCTGGTGACAGAAATCACATCCGAGCCGCTGATGGCCAAAGTCGATACCGACTTAATGAAACAGGGTCTGCTCAATATCATTATCAACGCTGCGCAGGCCATGGAAAACGGAGGCACGCTCACCCTCCGTGCGCTGCGCAGTGATGATGAAGCACAACTTGAGATCCAGGATACCGGCCCCGGAATACCACCCGCGATCCGTGACAAAGTCTTCAACCTTTACTTCACCACGAAAAAAAGTGGCAGTGGCATCGGACTGGCGATGACATACCGCATCCTGCAGCTGCATAATGGATCAATACATTTCGATACCCGAAGTGGTGAAGGAACTACGTTCTACCTGAATCTTCCTCTAGTTCGCACAGAGCAAGGACAGCAGCGCGACCTCGTGGCACAGTCTTAA